The Chitinivorax sp. B DNA segment TGGAACCGAGAAGCAGGCCTTCTCCGAAGGGCTACTAGATGTGCCCTCTCTGGGGGCATAAGGCAGAGCCACGTTTTACGAACGTGGTTGATTTACTTAGAGTACGCTTCTGGTATAAATCAGCTGTGGATTTTAGGCGCTTTCCCCAGCTTGGCGATTTGTCTCAAGCCTAACTCCTATGCCAAAAGCAAGTTCGATCCTGCACTTCTGTCAGGTGCCGGAAGTTACGAAACAAAAGTTCGATCTTGCTCTGGAGCCTTTGGCAAAATGCGGAGTTTTGTTTCCATCTTCCTTGTTGTTATTGTGGTATTGCCTGCTTCTCGTTACCAAGCCCTGAAAGCTGTTTAGGGGCATAGACAAACTGCCAGTTGTCGAATCGTGTGGCCTTGGCAAAGGTTTGCCAGCGAAGTGGGAAGTTTTCTTGTTTGATGGGCATTTTGTTGCTGATGCTGGCGATGCCTTGAATGCCACCTTCCGCCGCTATGATCAGTTTCCAATTAGCCTTGCCGGTGAGCGGGTCTGGGTAAAGTTGTCGAAGGTGCCGACGGGTCACGACGAAGCGTGTGTCATCCAGTAGTGCTTCCAGGCTAGGCGGGAAGCGTTTTTGGGTACCAGGGGAGGTTTCGTAGTACAGTTGGATAGCGCGCGCGTATTGAGTGCCCACCCAGAGTAGTTGTTTTTCTTGAAAGCGCTGTTTCTGCTGACCATAGACATCCAGCGTTTTACCCAACCCTAACGTGATCAATACCAACATAAATAGTAGTGAAATGTAGGCTAGACCGTGTTGGTTTTTATGGGGGGGGCAGCTAGGGTGCAGTGG contains these protein-coding regions:
- a CDS encoding type II secretion system protein, producing the protein MMANHMQTGKPTHILSGTCPPLHPSCPPHKNQHGLAYISLLFMLVLITLGLGKTLDVYGQQKQRFQEKQLLWVGTQYARAIQLYYETSPGTQKRFPPSLEALLDDTRFVVTRRHLRQLYPDPLTGKANWKLIIAAEGGIQGIASISNKMPIKQENFPLRWQTFAKATRFDNWQFVYAPKQLSGLGNEKQAIPQ